The Vicia villosa cultivar HV-30 ecotype Madison, WI unplaced genomic scaffold, Vvil1.0 ctg.002925F_1_1, whole genome shotgun sequence genome has a segment encoding these proteins:
- the LOC131640059 gene encoding uncharacterized protein LOC131640059, with protein MAGNNNNTVLVPTPDPFRLTEMIEESTPALHRRGGRRRSAEGNGRSGHETPQSTRRPPPQHVEQAQNDETEQLQPQNNGEETARNDWNTELIQTQPEQPLARVQHETDPRDGQTASSSTRSLERPRTHHGQTRDATDARGGTDPATLVILKELQRTNRLIRLQGERIEKLEKRHRHRSPPRRHRRSRSSSSRSPPRRTRRRSPSSSRSPPKRSRRQRSPPRKSKKNRRPEPTEEESPSPDREERRLARKGREPRKEEPARRSTRSISPSASVEEEFRSPLSESI; from the coding sequence ATGgccggcaacaacaacaacaccgtcCTCGTCCCGACCCCCGATCCTTTTCGTCTCACGGAAATGATCGAGGAATCCACCCCGGCTCTGCACCGACGGGGGGGACGACGGCGCTCTGCTGAGGGGAATGGGAGGTCAGGTCATGAGACGCCCCAATCCACCAGAAGGCCACCGCCTCAGCACGTCGAGCAAGCTCAGAATGATGAGACCGAGCAGCTCCAACCTCAGAACAACGGAGAGGAAACAGCTCGGAACGATTGGAACACCGAGTTGATCCAAACCCAGCCCGAACAACCGCTGGCTCGCGTCCAACACGAGACTGACCCCAGGGACGGGCAGACTGCCTCCTCCTCCACCCGTTCCCTTGAGAGACCAAGAACTCACCATGGGCAGACTCGGGATGCTACAGATGCCCGCGGGGGAACCGACCCCGCAACCCTCGTCATCCTCAAAGAGCTGCAGCGGACCAACCGCCTCATCCGACTCCAGGGCGAACGAATTGAGAAACTGGAGAAGAGGCATCGTCATCGTTCTCCCCCGCGGAGGCACCGTCGATCGCGTTCCTCCTCTTCGCGCTCCCCGCCTAGGAGGACTCGCCGACGCTCACCATCCTCCTCGCGATCTCCACCGAAAAGATCCCGCCGCCAGAGGTCCCCTCCGCGAAAGAGCAAGAAAAATCGGAGGCCTGAGCCCACAGAGGAGGAGAGCCCTTCTCCCGATAGAGAGGAAAGAAGGCTCGCCAGGAAAGGGAGGGAACCTCGCAAGGAGGAACCCGCCCGGCGTAGCACGCGCTCGATCTCTCCGAGCGCCAGCGTCGAGGAGGaattccgcagccccttgtccgaaAGCATCTAA